A single window of Watersipora subatra chromosome 11, tzWatSuba1.1, whole genome shotgun sequence DNA harbors:
- the LOC137408255 gene encoding uncharacterized protein isoform X2: MNGQGNSRGPYKRLPQFDELLAEAGNFDYQGKNAKTGRSLDSDIYTSDGKNVLFELDELEPVPCELERANNNRRSGATLVQADSAVGAGSCVTRRGPRRRGRGNELTGTGGNFRRNSRRGKRAATSDTSLRWPSTTIAYRLSAPASDPFEQIELDAINAAVAEYARYTCINLVPRTSEENYIEVIRDGGCYSSVGWIYWDQPNRLSLARGCAWAKNIPIHEFMHALGIWHQQSRPDRDQHVMIINENILGGTTHNFFKLEPDEAVTAGTEYSYRSVMHYGRNAFSVSRDLDTVVTKNPAYQDIIGRATTFSFEDLQLINHIYKCDQGCSNTCPPKSYRDRNCNCYCPNGSNYDEPAVLCPDRNECNMIGEFCNCGSRSNACSGLANTACNTNSGACECDAASGLIDGQCIRVEDAECTEVGQNCLCSRKSTNACGQLPNTRCNSGTNACECTSGHMLNPERVCENINIPCNQIGEACFCSQKSNACGRLANSYCDLLTNRCECNEDFYVSPQAPDVCTRAPACTAVGGPCMCSVQGTDACTSLPGTQCDTTIEACVCMPSYELTPEGTCEPSLVSYISDGSSVAPFLRSSLTTPNNQFTPDAGDEPANELDRFGVELNGYRLRSVGRGANRYGVIETPVLPAGTWCLQYSYKMQYGAIWAQTSTDGINWKWRGVGANWVMRRWFRKELVYFTSDQLFVRFQAEMHPSASANEQWEVLLDPVVVKRC, from the exons ATGAACGGACAAGGTAACAGCCGTGGCCCTTACAAGCGTCTTCCACAGTTTGATGAATTACTCGCAGAAGCAGGAAACTTTGATTATCAAGGAAAAAATGCGAAAACTGGAA GAAGTCTCGATAGCGACATCTACACGTCTGATGGTAAGAATGTCTTGTTTGAGCTCGATGAGTTGGAACCTGTACCCTGTGAGTTGGAAAGAGCAAACAACAACCGGCGATCCGGTGCAACACTCGTGCAGGCTGACTCCGCAGTTGGAGCAGGAAGCTGTGTCACCCGCCGAGGACCTAGACGACGAGGTAGAGGTAATGAGCTGACCGGAACTGGTGGAAACTTTCGACGAAATTCTCGTCGCGGCAAACGAGCGGCGACGAGTGACACATCCTTGAGGTGGCCATCAACCACTATAGCCTACAGGTTAAGCGCTCCGGCATCAGATCCTTTTG AGCAAATAGAACTGGATGCTATAAACGCTGCTGTGGCTGAGTACGCCAGGTACACATGCATAAACTTAGTGCCAAGGACCTCTGAAGAAAACTACATTGAAGTAATAAGAGATGGCGGATGTTACTCAAGTGTTGGATGGATCTACTGGGACCAGCCTAACAGGCTCAGTCTTGCTCGTGGATGTGCCTGG GCAAAAAACATCCCAATTCATGAGTTTATGCATGCCCTTGGAATCTGGCATCAACAGAGCAGACCTGACCGTGATCAGCATGTAATGATTATTAATGAGAACATTCTGGGTGGCACCACTCATAACTTCTTCAAATTGGAACCAGATGAGGCAGTCACCGCTGGAACCGAGTACAGCTACAGGAGTGTGATGCACTATGGACGAAAT gCATTTTCAGTGAGCAGGGACTTGGATACAGTAGTAACTAAAAATCCGGCCTACCAGGACATCATTGGTCGAGCAACAACATTTTCCTTCGAGGACCTTCAATTAATCAACCACATCTACAAGTGTGACC AGGGATGCAGCAACACCTGCCCACCAAAGTCTTATAGAGACAGGAATTGTAACTGCTACTGTCCAAATGGGAGCAACTATGATGAACCTGCTGTTCTATGCCCTGATCGGAATG AGTGCAACATGATTGGTGAATTTTGCAACTGTGGCAGCAGAAGTAATGCATGCAGTGGGCTGGCTAACACTGCCTGCAATACAAACTCTGGTGCTTGTGAATGTGATGCTGCCTCTGGACTCATCGATGGCCAGTGCATCAGAGTAGAAG ATGCTGAGTGTACTGAGGTTGGACAAAACTGCCTTTGTTCCAGGAAGTCTACAAATGCTTGTGGTCAGCTCCCCAACACTCGGTGTAACTCCGGAACCAATGCTTGTGAATGCACATCTGGTCATATGCTGAACCCTGAACGagtttgtgagaatatta atATTCCCTGCAACCAGATTGGTGAGGCCTGCTTCTGCTCTCAAAAGTCTAATGCTTGTGGTAGACTTGCCAACAGCTACTGTGACCTGCTGACCAACAGATGTGAATGTAATGAAGATTTCTATGTGTCTCCTCAAGCCCCAGACGTCTGCACGAGAGCTCCGG CTTGTACCGCTGTCGGAGGCCCCTGCATGTGTTCTGTTCAAGGCACTGATGCTTGCACCTCCCTTCCTGGTACCCAATGTGACACCACGATAGAAGCTTGTGTCTGCATGCCTTCCTACGAACTGACACCAGAGGGCACTTGTGAACCATCATTGGTCAGCTATATCAGCGACGGCTCTTCTGTGGCCCCATTTTTGAGGTCGAGTCTTACAACTCCCAACAACCAGTTTACGCCAGATGCTGGTGACGAACCAGCAAATGAGTTAGATCGTTTTGGTGTGGAGCTAAACGGATATCGTCTACGATCTGTTGGAAGG GGAGCCAATCGCTATGGAGTGATAGAAACACCTGTCCTGCCTGCCGGCACCTGGTGCCTCCAATACTCTTACAAAATGCAGTATGGAGCTATTTGGGCACAAACATCCACTGATGGCATAAACTGGAAATGGAGAGGGGTTGGTGCAAACTG GGTGATGAGAAGATGGTTCCGGAAGGAGTTGGTGTATTTCACCAGTGACCAGTTGTTT GTACGATTCCAAGCGGAGATGCATCCAAGTGCCAGCGCCAATGAGCAGTGGGAGGTTCTGTTGGATCCAGTTGTGGTCAAGCGGtgttaa
- the LOC137408255 gene encoding uncharacterized protein isoform X1: MKLHHIIFMGITTALLIAGMNGQGNSRGPYKRLPQFDELLAEAGNFDYQGKNAKTGRSLDSDIYTSDGKNVLFELDELEPVPCELERANNNRRSGATLVQADSAVGAGSCVTRRGPRRRGRGNELTGTGGNFRRNSRRGKRAATSDTSLRWPSTTIAYRLSAPASDPFEQIELDAINAAVAEYARYTCINLVPRTSEENYIEVIRDGGCYSSVGWIYWDQPNRLSLARGCAWAKNIPIHEFMHALGIWHQQSRPDRDQHVMIINENILGGTTHNFFKLEPDEAVTAGTEYSYRSVMHYGRNAFSVSRDLDTVVTKNPAYQDIIGRATTFSFEDLQLINHIYKCDQGCSNTCPPKSYRDRNCNCYCPNGSNYDEPAVLCPDRNECNMIGEFCNCGSRSNACSGLANTACNTNSGACECDAASGLIDGQCIRVEDAECTEVGQNCLCSRKSTNACGQLPNTRCNSGTNACECTSGHMLNPERVCENINIPCNQIGEACFCSQKSNACGRLANSYCDLLTNRCECNEDFYVSPQAPDVCTRAPACTAVGGPCMCSVQGTDACTSLPGTQCDTTIEACVCMPSYELTPEGTCEPSLVSYISDGSSVAPFLRSSLTTPNNQFTPDAGDEPANELDRFGVELNGYRLRSVGRGANRYGVIETPVLPAGTWCLQYSYKMQYGAIWAQTSTDGINWKWRGVGANWVMRRWFRKELVYFTSDQLFVRFQAEMHPSASANEQWEVLLDPVVVKRC, translated from the exons ATGAAGCTTCAtcatattatttttatg GGTATTACCACTGCACTTCTGATAGCCGGGATGAACGGACAAGGTAACAGCCGTGGCCCTTACAAGCGTCTTCCACAGTTTGATGAATTACTCGCAGAAGCAGGAAACTTTGATTATCAAGGAAAAAATGCGAAAACTGGAA GAAGTCTCGATAGCGACATCTACACGTCTGATGGTAAGAATGTCTTGTTTGAGCTCGATGAGTTGGAACCTGTACCCTGTGAGTTGGAAAGAGCAAACAACAACCGGCGATCCGGTGCAACACTCGTGCAGGCTGACTCCGCAGTTGGAGCAGGAAGCTGTGTCACCCGCCGAGGACCTAGACGACGAGGTAGAGGTAATGAGCTGACCGGAACTGGTGGAAACTTTCGACGAAATTCTCGTCGCGGCAAACGAGCGGCGACGAGTGACACATCCTTGAGGTGGCCATCAACCACTATAGCCTACAGGTTAAGCGCTCCGGCATCAGATCCTTTTG AGCAAATAGAACTGGATGCTATAAACGCTGCTGTGGCTGAGTACGCCAGGTACACATGCATAAACTTAGTGCCAAGGACCTCTGAAGAAAACTACATTGAAGTAATAAGAGATGGCGGATGTTACTCAAGTGTTGGATGGATCTACTGGGACCAGCCTAACAGGCTCAGTCTTGCTCGTGGATGTGCCTGG GCAAAAAACATCCCAATTCATGAGTTTATGCATGCCCTTGGAATCTGGCATCAACAGAGCAGACCTGACCGTGATCAGCATGTAATGATTATTAATGAGAACATTCTGGGTGGCACCACTCATAACTTCTTCAAATTGGAACCAGATGAGGCAGTCACCGCTGGAACCGAGTACAGCTACAGGAGTGTGATGCACTATGGACGAAAT gCATTTTCAGTGAGCAGGGACTTGGATACAGTAGTAACTAAAAATCCGGCCTACCAGGACATCATTGGTCGAGCAACAACATTTTCCTTCGAGGACCTTCAATTAATCAACCACATCTACAAGTGTGACC AGGGATGCAGCAACACCTGCCCACCAAAGTCTTATAGAGACAGGAATTGTAACTGCTACTGTCCAAATGGGAGCAACTATGATGAACCTGCTGTTCTATGCCCTGATCGGAATG AGTGCAACATGATTGGTGAATTTTGCAACTGTGGCAGCAGAAGTAATGCATGCAGTGGGCTGGCTAACACTGCCTGCAATACAAACTCTGGTGCTTGTGAATGTGATGCTGCCTCTGGACTCATCGATGGCCAGTGCATCAGAGTAGAAG ATGCTGAGTGTACTGAGGTTGGACAAAACTGCCTTTGTTCCAGGAAGTCTACAAATGCTTGTGGTCAGCTCCCCAACACTCGGTGTAACTCCGGAACCAATGCTTGTGAATGCACATCTGGTCATATGCTGAACCCTGAACGagtttgtgagaatatta atATTCCCTGCAACCAGATTGGTGAGGCCTGCTTCTGCTCTCAAAAGTCTAATGCTTGTGGTAGACTTGCCAACAGCTACTGTGACCTGCTGACCAACAGATGTGAATGTAATGAAGATTTCTATGTGTCTCCTCAAGCCCCAGACGTCTGCACGAGAGCTCCGG CTTGTACCGCTGTCGGAGGCCCCTGCATGTGTTCTGTTCAAGGCACTGATGCTTGCACCTCCCTTCCTGGTACCCAATGTGACACCACGATAGAAGCTTGTGTCTGCATGCCTTCCTACGAACTGACACCAGAGGGCACTTGTGAACCATCATTGGTCAGCTATATCAGCGACGGCTCTTCTGTGGCCCCATTTTTGAGGTCGAGTCTTACAACTCCCAACAACCAGTTTACGCCAGATGCTGGTGACGAACCAGCAAATGAGTTAGATCGTTTTGGTGTGGAGCTAAACGGATATCGTCTACGATCTGTTGGAAGG GGAGCCAATCGCTATGGAGTGATAGAAACACCTGTCCTGCCTGCCGGCACCTGGTGCCTCCAATACTCTTACAAAATGCAGTATGGAGCTATTTGGGCACAAACATCCACTGATGGCATAAACTGGAAATGGAGAGGGGTTGGTGCAAACTG GGTGATGAGAAGATGGTTCCGGAAGGAGTTGGTGTATTTCACCAGTGACCAGTTGTTT GTACGATTCCAAGCGGAGATGCATCCAAGTGCCAGCGCCAATGAGCAGTGGGAGGTTCTGTTGGATCCAGTTGTGGTCAAGCGGtgttaa